The genomic DNA CCAGAGAGGTTCTGACACATGACATTCCCTGACATCAGTCAAGCTCTAgaggtacgcactgtcatataaaaaggaagGTCCTCTCCCTTCCGCATGTACGCTCTCTCgtacattcgcacttgtcttctacttttctttctccttcgtatactgttcttctgggggaaaagtacctaacttgagcatcggtgGGTCTGCTccgaggactttttccctagtttctaGTCTCTAACGTTCCGTGTACTTGCCTGAATGTGTGCAAAAATCACGTACCGTCGACTCAGTCATTGTCGTCCATCAGCGCCACGTGAGGATTCATTCTTGTGGGCACATACGAGAAGGGTGTCTCAGTCGCCTCTCTGTCAACGCTAACAACAGCTCATCCGatcttcatctgactcagattccgaacAAGATCAGCATCAATTAACACATCAAAGTAAAATTGCAAACCATGTTTAGCAATTAAGCTTGGCCTTGTCATTGGAAATCTTGTTGCAAATCCTAGATGAAGATATTCTCACCAGATACATCTTGATAATATCATTGATGAACTGAAGTCTCAGAGATTGGATAAATGTAAGAAAGACCGAAGGTTTAGCTCAGCATCTCTCGATAAACAGCTACTACATTcttcattaaaataaaattttatcttttagcGCGGAGGGAGATTAATTGGTAGGGGCATCTGCCCATTGAGCACGTTTATCGCCTGCTTCATCGAAGGTCGCAGGTTGAAGTCTGGATGAGCACACCACAATCCTACAACCACCACTCGCTCCATTTGTTCTTCATCAAATTCACCGTTTAGCTTCTCATCAGCTGCTTCAAGTGTTGCGCCCTTCGCATAAAGTTCCCACACCCACTCCACTAGTTTGCCCTTGCTCGGTCTCCTCCCACAAGCAATCTCCAGAGCTACGACTCCAAAGCTATAGACATCTGACTCTTTGTTGGCTTTGCCACTGTCAACGCACTCAGGGGCCATGTACCCCAGCGTTCCGGCAGACATCGTGGTCTCCAAGACGTGGTCATGGTTGATGAGCCTAGCGAGGCCGAAGTCCCCTAGTTTGGCGTTAAATGCAGAGTCCAACATGATATTGCTCGACTTGACGTCGCGATGCAGCACGCACTGCTCCCAGTCGTGGTGGAGATAAATCATTGCAGAGGCCAAGTCGAGTGCGATCTTGTACCTCACCGGCCACCTCAAATGATTTTGCGCGGAGTACAGACACGAGTCGAGGCTACCGTTGGGCAAGTACTCGTAGACGAGGAGGAGTTCTCGTTGGTCGTGGCACCAGCCGACCAATTTAACCAGATTGCGATGTCCGAGGCGGCTTATGACGTTGACTTCGGAGAAGTATTCTTTCCTGCCTTGCCTGGACGACTCCTTGGCGAACCTCTTAATGGCGACGTCAAGGTTCAGGTCCTCGAGATGGCCTTTGTAGACCGACCCGAATCCACCTTCCCCGAGCTTGACGTCGTCAGAGAAGTTCCTCGTCGCAGTGGCTAACTCTTCGTACGAGAACCTCTTTGGCCTTCCTTCTATCTCCAAGTCATCATCAAATAGCTGGTCCTTGTTTTCTCCGATGCTCCTTCTACTGgtcctgttcttcttcttcctgctccACAAGAACACAAAAGCCAACagcaagaggaggaggaggaggatcccTGCCCCTGCGGCCGTGCCAACAATGATCCCCATTTTGCTTTTGCGTTGCACGGTGGATCGCACGGGAGGATGTTGCACGGGGGCTTGAACAGGGATTGGTTGCACGGGGGCTTGCACAGGGGGAAGTTGCATGGGGCGCTGCACTAGAGTCGAAGAGAAATTCCATGATAAAAGTTCATGTATCTCATCACTCACGCCCGTCGACGCCGAGAACCCAACTGCAACCTGATGCGTGCGGTGAGGACAGGTTAAAATCCAACTCAAATTTTAACCAGATTTTATCAAATCaactgacaaaaaaaaaaaaaaaacacaattcgACGGATGCGTGGATGAGCCTTTTCTATCACTAACCTGCGATGGGAGCTCCAGCCGAAGGTCCACAATATAGCTAAGGCTGTAATTTGTAGTACGGGATCCATATTCCAGAGTTAGGAAAACACTTAAATTATGAGTGCCTGAATTGTAGCTCACCCATGCATCTACCTGCCATTGGTTGCTACTCCCATTAGTGTTGCCATCGTCCTTCCAAGTTTCATACACAACTGAACTGAGTGAGCCGACATCTATGCCAACATGAGGAAACAATGGATCGTGGACTGCAGTATTTTGGTACGTGTCAAACTCCACTGCTACAATTGCAGTTGGTGTGGGTAAGGTGTGTGTTGATGAGTCACATATACTTCCATTGAACAGGCCCAAGCCACAGCCACTGAAACTGGGAGGGATACTGGAGTTGGAAGGATATGGAGAGAGGAAGAAAGCCATGCCATCTCCTGGCCATTTATGGCCATTCGGGTTGATTATAAAGGTGAAGTGGGTAGAGAAATCTGTCAGGTTTTCTGCATCCCAGAGCAGAAGAGGCTCCTTGTAGACTGCTCTGCCCACGCTCAATGTCATATTGGCATCTTGCTGATTTCTGGTTAGCTGAATGCAACCACTTGGAGAACTAGACCATGATGCGTTGCCTTGAAGTGTGATGTTGGAAAGACTTCTTTGGTCGAAGGTAGGGAAGTTGAAGGAGAGAGCAGTTGCCAAGGGAACAAGAATTCCCAAGAAGAAGAGAGTAGAGATCACAGGCATTGGATGGATGATGAACTAGTTAATTAGTGCTCTAATGTATGTATATGTATTCAAGTGATTCAGAACCACTGCTAATTTATAGAAGGAAAAATGCATACTCATCTGTTCTTGCCAGAAGACCATAGTCAAGTCATCTATTTTATTCAATTGTGTCAATGTAATAGTCACCAGTCAAAGTCAATGTAGAAAAAGTATGCATCACGAGaaaatttaaatctcaaaaaaaTAGTTGATTCTCGACGTGACTTTGACTCAACCTCAGAAGAAATCAATATGAGGAGAAGATTGATGTCAGCCATGGCCACTTCAGAAGAAAGCGTTCCCGTGTGCTTTTCTCTTGTTTGTGTAGCCTAATTGATGGTATTCTCAACCCTTCATATGGTATTTTTTTATGTATGATATCTTACTTATTCTGATCAGTTACATACTTAGCAAATTTCATTGTAGAATTGTATTCACTGACTTGAAAAACAAAGCTAATAGTTATGAGTCcttttgacattttttttaagCACAGGATATCGAGTCCTTTGGGC from Zingiber officinale cultivar Zhangliang chromosome 4A, Zo_v1.1, whole genome shotgun sequence includes the following:
- the LOC121973571 gene encoding L-type lectin-domain containing receptor kinase IX.1-like gives rise to the protein MPVISTLFFLGILVPLATALSFNFPTFDQRSLSNITLQGNASWSSSPSGCIQLTRNQQDANMTLSVGRAVYKEPLLLWDAENLTDFSTHFTFIINPNGHKWPGDGMAFFLSPYPSNSSIPPSFSGCGLGLFNGSICDSSTHTLPTPTAIVAVEFDTYQNTAVHDPLFPHVGIDVGSLSSVVYETWKDDGNTNGSSNQWQVDAWVSYNSGTHNLSVFLTLEYGSRTTNYSLSYIVDLRLELPSQVAVGFSASTGVSDEIHELLSWNFSSTLVQRPMQLPPVQAPVQPIPVQAPVQHPPVRSTVQRKSKMGIIVGTAAGAGILLLLLLLLAFVFLWSRKKKNRTSRRSIGENKDQLFDDDLEIEGRPKRFSYEELATATRNFSDDVKLGEGGFGSVYKGHLEDLNLDVAIKRFAKESSRQGRKEYFSEVNVISRLGHRNLVKLVGWCHDQRELLLVYEYLPNGSLDSCLYSAQNHLRWPVRYKIALDLASAMIYLHHDWEQCVLHRDVKSSNIMLDSAFNAKLGDFGLARLINHDHVLETTMSAGTLGYMAPECVDSGKANKESDVYSFGVVALEIACGRRPSKGKLVEWVWELYAKGATLEAADEKLNGEFDEEQMERVVVVGLWCAHPDFNLRPSMKQAINVLNGQMPLPINLPPR